One window of Microtus pennsylvanicus isolate mMicPen1 chromosome X, mMicPen1.hap1, whole genome shotgun sequence genomic DNA carries:
- the Spry3 gene encoding protein sprouty homolog 3 has protein sequence MDATAIDEFQQILPIEQLRSTHASNDYVERPPAPCKQALSSPSLIVQTHKSDWSLATMPTALPRSISQCHQLQPLPQHLSQSSIASSMSQSTTASDQRLLASVTPSPSGQSIIRTQPGARAHPKVDGALKGEAELSVGHPSDHLFICEECGRCKCVPCTAVRPLPSCWMCNQRCLCSAESLLDYGTCLCCVKGLFYHCSTDDEDNCADEPCSCGPSSCFIRWAAMSLISLFLPCLCCYLPTRGCLHLCQQGYDSLRRPGCRCKRHTNTVCRKISSGSAPFPKAQEKSV, from the coding sequence ATGGATGCCACAGCTATAGATGAGTTCCAACAAATTCTGCCTATTGAACAGCTGCGCTCTACTCATGCTAGCAATGATTATGTGGAACGGCCTCCAGCACCCTGTAAACAGGCTCTTTCCAGCCCTTCCCTTATTGTGCAAACCCACAAGTCTGATTGGTCCCTGGCTACCATGCCTACTGCTCTCCCACGCAGTATCAGCCAGTGCCATCAGCTGCagcccctgcctcagcatctgaGCCAATCTAGCATTGCCAGCTCAATGTCCCAAAGCACCACTGCCTCTGATCAAAGGCTCTTGGCCAGCGTTACGCCCTCTCCTTCAGGCCAGTCCATCATCAGAACCCAGCCTGGAGCAAGGGCCCATCCAAAGGTCGATGGTGCTCTGAAGGGAGAAGCTGAGCTCTCTGTAGGGCATCCCAGTGATCACCTCTTTATCTGCGAGGAGTGTGGGCGCTGCAAGTGTGTCCCATGCACAGCGGTTCGCCCTCTTCCCTCCTGCTGGATGTGCAACCAGCGTTGCCTTTGCTCTGCTGAGAGCCTCCTTGATTATGGCACTTGCCTCTGCTGTGTCAAGGGCCTCTTCTACCACTGCTCCACTGATGATGAAGACAACTGCGCTGATGAGCCCTGCTCCTGTGGGCCTAGCTCTTGCTTCATTCGCTGGGCAGCCATGAGTCTGATCTCCCTCTTCTTACCTTGCCTGTGCTGCTACCTGCCTACCCGTGGATGCCTCCATCTGTGCCAGCAAGGCTATGATAGCCTCCGGCGACCCGGCTGCCGCTGTAAGAGGCACACCAACACTGTGTGCAGAAAAATCTCTTCTGGTAGCGCACCTTTCCCTAAGGCCCAGGAGAAGTCTGTATGA